From the genome of Sinanaerobacter sp. ZZT-01:
GCTTTTTAGTACTTCCTCATGGTTTCCTTTCGGCAAGTTTGTTGATAAAATCATCAAGCAAAACAATACCACACATAAAATTAGTAGCACAAATATAATTCCGATAACTAAAAAAATTTTCTTTATCATTTTTTACCTCCTAATTATTATTTTTTATCTCTGTTAAATCTACTTCTGAATAATTTCCTCTCTTTGTTTTTATAGTAATTCGAATAAAATTACTCTCCAACTATAAATTCAAAAGACCTTTCGCAAATATTCTGGCACTTTCCATATCTTTCTCATCTGGATGCCCTTTTTCTCTGCCTGCTATAAATGCCCCTTTTCCTTTGAAGTTTAAATTAAATCCCAGTGGGCTATATTCACCGGAACAGCTGAACTCACCTATTATTTTGCAGCCTTTTTCTGAAAGTTTATCTTTGACTGCATATAAATTTTTCGCCCCAAAGTATGCCGTGGTAAAAAACAGGAATACATTCTTGTTCATGTTGGGCATTTTCTCAATTAACGTATCTATCGTTTTATGGAACCCTGAACCATAGATACCCGAACCAAAGCCTATCAAGTCATACTTTGCCAGTTCTCCTATTTTGGCATCTTCAACCTTTACAATATCTGCATTCATTGTTTCTGCCATAACTTTTGCTATCTTCTTGGTATTCATTTTGTGATATGATTGATAAATAATTAATGTTCTCATATTCTTACCTTCGCCTTTCTCAATTAATATATTTTAAGTATGCTAAACCAGTTTTGAATGAACATTTTTATATTCATTCATATAATAGTATAAAGTATTTGTCGTTATTGAACATCATCTTAATAGATAATATTCATCAGTTTGCCACTTTATCAATTAAATTTTAGTAATAAAATGCCATGTTACATTTCACTTAGACCATCAAACCTTTCATGACGAACTCTGTTATGTGATCTAAAATATCGGGGAAATATTGCAATCCTATCTCTTCTTTGTGCGTATCAATATTTATAATCGCTGTAAAAA
Proteins encoded in this window:
- a CDS encoding flavodoxin domain-containing protein translates to MRTLIIYQSYHKMNTKKIAKVMAETMNADIVKVEDAKIGELAKYDLIGFGSGIYGSGFHKTIDTLIEKMPNMNKNVFLFFTTAYFGAKNLYAVKDKLSEKGCKIIGEFSCSGEYSPLGFNLNFKGKGAFIAGREKGHPDEKDMESARIFAKGLLNL